A window of the Drosophila simulans strain w501 chromosome 2L, Prin_Dsim_3.1, whole genome shotgun sequence genome harbors these coding sequences:
- the LOC6732432 gene encoding uncharacterized protein LOC6732432, whose protein sequence is MESAVRKRRISFLQNNRHADKRTRNLSTISPPSTLVQTVKKPVKKFSSDLANLPPVPAIDAFQRGYQVESILDMVQNTHKEQFLYIKFTRLIEPELVPLELALQHVPHLLSDFYKEYVQAWQKMEKQME, encoded by the exons ATGGAATCCGCCGTACGAAAGCGCAGAATTTCCTTTCTGCAGAACAAT AGACATGCCGATAAACGGACACGCAACTTGTCAACAATATCACCTCCCAGCACTCTAGTTCAAACAGTAAAGAAACCCGTCAAGAAGTTCTCTTCGGATTTAGCCAATCTTCCACCGGTTCCCGCAATCGATGCTTTTCAACGAGGCTACCAAGTAGAATCGATATTGGACATGGTACAAAACACCCACAAGGAGCAATTCCTCTACATAAAGTTTACGAGACTCATTGAACCCGAGTTGGTTCCTTTGGAACTGGCCTTGCAGCATGTTCCCCATCTGCTTTCTGATTTCTACAAGGAGTACGTCCAGGCCTGgcagaaaatggaaaagcaaatgGAATGA
- the LOC6732433 gene encoding uncharacterized protein LOC6732433 isoform X1 has translation MACKKKTKLWEPMTKDELKSTTQAMLEEGARGLRTISTQQKKLVNFQSFNMDDPRYGISLVEDNMEPPMLSSYTRQYSQPYPNRCKPFVVKTETPDPIFNRKPKNDFEFTTGLDFKFLDDHMHNLSESRKKVNFFRQLSIDEGYNCSS, from the exons ATGGCctgcaaaaagaaaaccaaactgTGGGAACCAATGACCAAGGATGAATTGAAGTCCACCACACAGGCGATGCTCGAGGAGGGCGCCAGGGGTTTAAGGACGATTTCTACGCAGCAGAAAAAGCTGGTCAACTTTCAGTCGTTCAATATGGATGA TCCCCGGTACGGAATTTCCCTAGTCGAGGACAATATGGAACCTCCCATGTTGTCGAGCTACACAAGGCAATACTCCCAGCCGTATCCAAATCGTTGTAAGCCCTTTGTTGTAAAGACGGAAACACCAGATCCCATATTCAatcgaaaaccgaaaaacgaTTTTGAGTTTACCACAGGACTGGATTTTAAGTTTCTCGATGATCACATGCACAATCTTTCCGAATCACGCAAGAAAGTCAACTTCTTCCGGCAATTGAG TATTGACGAGGGCTACAATTGTTCGAGCTAA
- the LOC6732433 gene encoding uncharacterized protein LOC6732433 isoform X2, with amino-acid sequence MACKKKTKLWEPMTKDELKSTTQAMLEEGARGLRTISTQQKKLVNFQSFNMDDPRYGISLVEDNMEPPMLSSYTRQYSQPYPNRCKPFVVKTETPDPIFNRKPKNDFEFTTGLDFKFLDDHMHNLSESRKKVNFFRQLRNQSFLQY; translated from the exons ATGGCctgcaaaaagaaaaccaaactgTGGGAACCAATGACCAAGGATGAATTGAAGTCCACCACACAGGCGATGCTCGAGGAGGGCGCCAGGGGTTTAAGGACGATTTCTACGCAGCAGAAAAAGCTGGTCAACTTTCAGTCGTTCAATATGGATGA TCCCCGGTACGGAATTTCCCTAGTCGAGGACAATATGGAACCTCCCATGTTGTCGAGCTACACAAGGCAATACTCCCAGCCGTATCCAAATCGTTGTAAGCCCTTTGTTGTAAAGACGGAAACACCAGATCCCATATTCAatcgaaaaccgaaaaacgaTTTTGAGTTTACCACAGGACTGGATTTTAAGTTTCTCGATGATCACATGCACAATCTTTCCGAATCACGCAAGAAAGTCAACTTCTTCCGGCAATTGAG AAATCAATCATTTCTTCAGTATTGA